The sequence CGACTACTGTGTTATCTAAAGAACACTATCTTTCATGGCATAAATATCAGAAACACTTCAAACCCAGCCTTGACACGTTTCTCGGATGCTAATTGGGCTGGTAGCTTGGATGATAGAAAATCAACTTaagcttatattatttttcttggtccAACACCTATCTCATGGAGCTCGAAAAAGCAACGTGCCATTGCTCGATCATCCATTGAAGCTGAATATAGGGCTTTAGCCACTGCTGTAGCCGAGTCCATGTGGCTGCTCTCCCTACTTCACGAAATGAAGTTTTCCTTACTACACTCACCTATACTTTTTTGTGATAATTTGGGAGCCACTCAGTTAAGCTTTAATCCTATTCAGCACTCAAGAATGAAGCACATTCAAATAGACTTCACTTTGTGCGAGATTTGGTTGAGAAAAAGCTTCTTCATGTTCACCATGTCCACACTAATGACCAGCTTGCTGATTTATTCACCAAGCTGCTTTCTAGACGACGGACAGAATTTCTACGAGACAAGATCGGCCTAACTGATGGTAGCCCGTTCTTGCGGGGGTGTATTAAGGAAACTAAGGAAATCACAGCAATCACAACAATCACAGCAGTGCCACATCCAGTCTAGGTATCACCATTTACGTCAATACCAGATCTTGTGTATTCCATAATTTTATGATCAGTTTTCTTTccgttatatatatttatttgattgccTAAACTTATGCTCCTGGGTTGTATAAAGATACTGAGTATGTACAAAGACGAGTGtgtgtttttataataagaacAACCATAACATTTTGCATCCTCTTTAATAACTACTATGAGTTTTCATATGCCAGTAATTTTACCGAGGGGTATGATGTAGAAGATGGGTGGCTTTTCTGAAGTAGATGAGGTCTCTATTGATTagtgaaactttttattttttattgggaaaaaaacttggaaaagaaaattattttgtgatACTGAACTAGCTCTTTGACTCCAAATCTAGGAGATTATGTCATTTAAATAAGGatttagaaattgagttttgttattCAAAATAGATAAACTCTTATCTGTTGATTGTTAAATCTTTCAACAATGAGATCCAGTAAAATGATTTGTTTCTGCATTAATTTATGGTAATGAGAGACTCATTTTTGTgtgatttgaaagaaaaatcttgTCATAGAAAAATCTGATAAGAAAATTTAGAGAACTTTATTTATCATCCATGAAAAGACTAGATTTTGTCGGGAAGATCATGTTTTAtccataatattaaatattttgttataacTTATAAGTACTATTCTCTTGTaacaataaattatgttttttatattttttattgaattgatgtaagaatagtaatttattttgtataaacttaatattaataaaattattatatatattttttaaaatgattagtgctgttaattgtaaataattatGTGAATATTGTAAATACTTATCATATACGAAAGGACTGATCGTATTATTTCAAGGacgatcaatttaatttgataattgaatATACTATAAGGCTGAACCGAAAGGACTGTTGGCAGTAAGAAAATAGTATATGATTGAATTATTTTGGGTTCTTGTACATAATGAAGCAATTCGCTTTTAATTCTTCAGCTACCATAATTACTGCGGACTTGCAGGCATGTGGTTGAGGTGTAAGAGGCTAAGAGCCATTCGAAGAAAAGCGCCTTGTGTGCTCAATTTTTAACTTGTGTAATAGTgtagttgttattattttttaaataattttttattttaaaatatctgttaataatgtttttttttagtttttaaaaattatttttaatattagcacattaaaatgatttgaaaacactaaaaacatattaatttaaaattaataaaaaaataaaaaatttttcaaattttttcaaaagcactattgaaacgcagaaacaaacagTCTCATCATTGGTATGAAAAACGTtccagaaaatgaaaaaaattaggcAATTATCatccaaattaaataaaaaataatgaattaatataacattaatttttaatatataaaataacacatttttaaacatCATTGTTcataaagataatatataatGAATATCATATTTTTGAACCACgagatcaatttaattaaaattttatcatcaatatttttagcCAAAACGTGccatttcattaaaataaaagcgACGTCAAACTTATGTCAAAGTCCAAATCAGTCTTCAATTTGtaatttgttcaatcaagtcttaaattacaattttgatttaaaaatcaatgcaattgcatccctgccaaAAATCACACAATGGCCCTGAAGTTGGCTGCGCTTTTCACTTCGGTCTTTGGTcttgaatttatgcaatttgaccctcaattgatcaataaacttctaattttttcaatttggcccctaattCGGTTTAATTACAGCCACTCTATTTACGCGtcttttccaatttggtccttgatttcagatttgttcaattaagtccctaattggccattaagcTTCagtatttatgcaattaaacccctgatttgaccaaattaactctcaaaaattataatttgaagccaaaactttaatttcttccaattaaagcccaaattgacttcaaaatcaattttttttgcaaacaaaccctccataaattcaattaaaccttcaataaaatataattgagtcCATGaacatctaattttaattttttctttcttaagttgaattttctttgttagtcGGGGATTCCACCAGTCCAATATATGCtatcaaatttcaatctttgtatttgtaAACATCCTGAACCAATTTGTGACCATTTTCTTGAACGTTTTGACATCCACTCTTCATTgtccatttatttattattattattatatttttgcgTGGGGATCCAtaaatgggttatgacaaataataatttactttgtataaaatattaataaaattattatatatattttttaaaatgactagTGCTGTGAATTGTAAATAATTATGTGAATATTGTAAATACTTATCATATATGAAAGGACTGATCGTATTATTTCAAGGacgatcaatttaatttgataattgaatATACTATAAGGCTGAACCGAAAGGACTATTGGCAGTAAGAAAATAGTATATGATTGAATTATTTTGGATTCTTGGGCATAATGAAGCAATTCGCTTTAATTCTTCAGCTACCATAATTACTGCGGACTTGCAGGCATGTGGATGAGGTGTAAAAGCCGTTCGAAGGAAAGCACTTGTGTGCTCGAATTCAAGCTTGTTTATTagtgttgttattgttgttttttaaaatatattaatttaaatttaataaaaaaataaaaatattttaaatttttttcaaaaacacttttgaaatacataaaaaaacaggCCCGACATCATTGGTATGAAAAACATTccagaaaatgaaaacaattagACAATTATCatccaaattaaataaaaaataatgaattaatataacatcaatttttttatatataaaataacacatttttaaacatCATTGTTCATaaagataatataattaatatcatatttttcaacCATATatgatatcaatttaattaaaattttatcatgaaTAATTTAgcttaaataaaagaaaaaaattaattaagttcttgtcatttttattatataataaagtatatttattgaatttagtcttaatagtttaagtttaaTAAACATAGCATAGCatgactgaaaaacatgaaaggatatcactctaattaatatttgaaagacAGGCATTTTTTAATTCGCATAGACGTCCACTCCCCTTTTATTTCACAAGCCTCAACTTTTCTCGAGTAGAAGTTTAGATTTGTGAGATCATTAAACAATATCTAACACTTCATAAACCAATGtaattattcattaattaaGGTGTGGTTTGACCACCTAATTTTGAATTTCTAGAGTCAAGAACCAAATTAAAACACCAAGAGCTTTTCTATTTGCAACCAATTCAGCTTGATTTGAATACGTTACTCTGATCATGATTGAAAGTAGTTATTTCACAATATAAAttccaaaactaatttttatttaattatacgtaattaaaaagtatgttttttaaggtatttagattttgaagaagaaaatatactttttaaattgaagtcCCCATTCCttatttataatcattttttatgaaaaagatcTTTTATTAAcggcattattttttaataaaaagtcaaagtaattaaaataaatattcataacaatCTCAATACTTTAAGAAgggaaaaatttatttattggggaaaaactttcatttccttatttttttttttctcacaaaacatgtCGTTTTAGgagcatattttttaaaataacaacttaTTCTAATCTAAAGAGcaagtttcaaacaaaaaataaatataaaaaactcatgtcttcattgaatattcatatacaatttattttacaGTATTGTGCATATTAcactcatatataattattaaccaagttattacaaatataactataaaaagctatcattttattttaaaaaaatatggcataatcagaattttttaaatatcattgtaattaataatttaaagcaatttttttaaattaaaaaaaaaaagtatttcttgGCTCAGAAGGTCAGGCTAGCATggcattttttcttttacattaatcggaagactaaaaaaaaaagagttatgtaaaaaaacaaaaaaaaaaactttaagaattCATCGATAACATTGCTACTGCTGAACCAACTGTCATTTGCACAGCATGATGGCCAACACTTTTTAAGTTTCTCCTAACCTGTATAGTATCCTTATATCTGAGCTACCACGTCTTGCTACACTACGAACACAGTACCAAAATCATAATtcgaaaaaataatataaggcGTTCAATACAAAGGAAAAAAGGGGAAAAGCCGAAGTGAGTCAAAGAAAGATAAGCTTATCATGTTCACATATGGGACTTCACAGATACAAATATAAAAGTAGAGTTCTTTTGGTTTATGTAGGTACATATGTAtccttcttttgatttcaatggCAAGTGTATCTCCTAATAGACTTCCATGCGTTAAGAATAAATCTCTCTATGAATGGATTTTATGTATGATATCCACATGATTAAGGAATTAAGTAATTGTTATTGTCTTCTTGAGGCGAATTCCCTTCTAGCAGGCATCATTatgaattcattaattaaaatcataacAACTTTCGGAATGCGTAAATGCAAATTTTACTGGAATTATATTGTGCAAGGCTATGAAAAGACCAGTATATATGTCTTTCTATTGTTCTTACAGTCACAATATCTTATTCTCTGACTGCTTGTTAGACAATCGTCTTCTCCATCAGAGCTGGGCATGGTTGATATCGTAAGCTTAACTAGTTCGCTGATATCATATGGATAGGCGTCCTTTGGTGACTGACGTTTATATGCTCTTTTTCCAAAGGCCCAAGCTTTTAGCTTCAGTAAAATGGGCTCCATCCCAGTACACATAGTCACTCCTGTTGCTACATGGGAAGGAGAGAGATTTACATGGGACTGTACCAGGTTCTACGTCGCAACAGCTCTGACGGGTATGTGTAAAAACctgcaagcaagaaaaaaataattttgggtcTCACAAAAAAAGTCGTCTTCAACCGTGAGATAAAGAGAGCAAGGGAGGGATTCGTACCTGTATTTGTCTGATTATCAGAATCAATGTCGTAAGAGTTTATTAAGTTTTCTGAGCAGTTCTTGAAGCTTGTCGTTGAAAATTTGAACATCATCATTGAGCTTGTATGCACATGAAGATGCATCTAGTTCACTGGGATTTTTTTGTATGTTGGACGGCATACATCCTACCCGAATAAGTCTTTGTTATTTTCCAATCGCGTCAAACATTAATTGTTGTTTTACAAGAGACATTAAGTAGGACTAACCTCCAGCTGAGTTTCATAAGTTTCAATGAGAAGTTGAGCAAATTCTTCAGGAGTATATAACTGGCTGCTATTGTAGTCGTCCAAGAAATAATTGTTGAGGTAGTCGTTATGGCCCATATCAGACACATAGATGCATTGGCTCAAGTACTTCCTAGCAACTTCCTCGCTTCCCAAGATTTTGGAAATTCGTGAAACCGTGATATTGTGATTAAATAACTGAGCATTCATCGTGAATAGTTCTCCCTTCACATACACAAAAGAATCATATGAATAGTTAGCGTTGCCAAAGCATACGATCATTAATACAGAGTTTGTGAAGGGTTCATAAATGTTTGCCCTATATATAATCTGTTGTGTAATAAAGACTTCAAGCATTGAAGTTTTTGTGCCCTAAGTACAATTTTCATTAAGCCCTGTCTCAAAGGTATGGGTTAAAATTAGGGggagcaaaaaaaccgaaaaactgattaaaccgagaaaaccgaatcgtgaaaaaaaaccaattaaaattttgaaaaaaccgaccagtttggttttataagtctgaaaccgaaaaaaccgaactaaacctaatccaaacaaaaaaaaaccagaaaaaaaccaagctaaaaccgagcgaaacaaaaaaaacagagccaaaccaaaaaaccgagccaaacagGTCGGTTTAAATtggtttcagttcggttttgttttttttaaatttttttttccggtttggttattttttttataaaaactaaaccaaacagAAAATGATCACTcctaattaaaatgattatagTTTGATAGTTAGTGAATATGTATTTTGCAACACCATTTTTAGATAGAAATgatgaaatgaagaagaaatgaagaaaaaaaacctatgacaacttcaaagaaaaaaaaatgtatttgagCATGCATtaagttctttaatttaatgcATATTTGATCCACATTCAACTagtgatgaattaatttttaaaagttttttactaaataaaatagttaattttcaatattcCTTTAAATGTATacctttttataaattttattataataaaataattaattacaaaatgaattttaaaaatgattaaaagtaatttatttaaaacaaaatacattaagGACTCTTACTTTagagaagatatttttttagagagcttaatttctaaaatgattttctaactattttagttatataaaaaaacagagaacatGAATGTGAATGATCATAAAGGAGGTTTtatacctaatttttttttttttttttttatggaccagtagttattttctttaaatttagatgaattatataaaaaaaaaacagttctcATGGAAAAATAATTCCCACGTGTTAATTTGGTAAGACgtggtaaatttttaaaaaattattttgaagaatttttaagtgaaaaatactttaaaaagcaaccattaTCACAACACCAAATAAGCTCTAAATCAATTAGAATCACAAtacaaagttattttttaaatatcttataGTAAGGATTCATAGTACCGAATAGTATAAGGTTTTAGTTATGAGAGGCATATGATCAGCAATCACCGTAAGATAGCCAGTTAAATCAAGGATGCCAGCTCCATTCCATCCATAATTTACACCATCTAGGAAATTGGTGCAACTTCCGATACCAAAGTCCGAAATGTACCTGTCGAAACCTAATTGTTCAGCTGaaacaaaagaataataattaaaattactaaACTCGGTTATGTTAAGACCGTTGTAAATTTATGTTTCTAGGTatacaagaaacaaaagaacaaacCTAATCATCCTTCTTCtaataaattatgtaaatttcagcaacaaaaaCATTAGTACCAGACTTGGCAAGATTTCTaattgtaatttaataaaacGATCACAACTATCTAGTgagaacatatttattttatatgttaaagaaaactaaaacactatattttgtattataagagaggagagaaaactGCAGACCAATGGTGTCAGCTATGTTGAGACCATTGCTGCACCTTCCTGAAGCCCCAGTATCAAAGTCTATCCCATAAGGAAGGTAATTAACTTTAGCTGATTTGTCAAGGTAGTTATTGTTTCCGTTATCAAAGAGAGAATCTCCGAAGACAAAGTAGCAAGGAACTTGAGGTACGCGTTTTCCATAAGTCCAGTGTTGCCAGTTTGACACCAGCAACACCGCAGACAGCACCCACAATGCCTTAAGCCCACTTTCCATTGacaaatgaaatgaaagaaggaaacagaaacaataaatatagaaaGAAGAAGTGCGTAGCTAGGGAAGAGTGGTTTGAAGTAGAACGAACCAGGCCTATTTATAGAGTGGAGATCTAGCTATCCAGTGCATCTTGTAAGCGTGTTCTGTTGTAAGCCAcctgttttttttcaatctaattaGTTTACAATACCTTATAGATctgattttttaattcaaggtAACAGTAAGTATCCTTAAATCTTGTCACTTATAGTATTTCTTAGAATTGTGTGGTTTCTTGGGAGTTTCCTTTCTCCTTATATATTCTCTCTACTCACTTAATCATTTTTGCTTCTTTCCTAGAAGGCTAGCTTTTACTAGCCTTGTTTAGCTTTCTTAATGCAATAATTTTGaacgattttttctttttgagttcTATGAACAATAtaagttgttgttgttttactttttcaaaCTTCTGTTCAGAACCAAGATCAGTAACTGGATACGCGATCACACTTCGTTTAAATAGTTCACTAGGTATATTTCtctgaatagttttttttttgtttgtttattttccaaaaatattttcatctcgAGTAACatcatctaaaataatataaatatctaaatacttatttaattttttttaagttccaATGTGTCActttcaaaattgatttaatacatTCTTGCTTTGTTGTGACTATATAACACTTTGTTTacaaattcttaaaataaagGCCATAGCTTTTATGCACTCCTCTAGATTTTAGACTATCCTAGCCAAGCTAGTTAGTGTTATTTCTagttctattttataaaaaggctCTTAAAAAATAGCCTTGCATCTCTTCCCATTTATTGATGGAGTTAGATGATTGGGCAAAGCAATGCACATAATATGTATTAGGGCAATCTTTAAGAAATAGAGCTTGTAGTTTGTTCTATGCACCATGTAtatgttaaataaatattattgttaaaaataattcagaTCAAACAGAAAAAGGAGACTAGAATTCTCAATAATCAGTTTATTATGAGTGCTTAgagttaacctaaatacaaagaaattatatatatatatatatattaaattaaaaatattattctacccttaataaataagactatataaatattatttaacatctccttTTAAATTCACGATGCGAcagctacaagcatcgagagtttgccaactaaaaaacgaaaatgagaaatgaaatgcatct is a genomic window of Populus alba chromosome 18, ASM523922v2, whole genome shotgun sequence containing:
- the LOC118051677 gene encoding GDSL esterase/lipase At1g29670-like; this translates as MNAQLFNHNITVSRISKILGSEEVARKYLSQCIYVSDMGHNDYLNNYFLDDYNSSQLYTPEEFAQLLIETYETQLEVFTHTRQSCCDVEPGTVPCKSLSFPCSNRSDYVYWDGAHFTEAKSLGLWKKSI